Proteins from one Triticum aestivum cultivar Chinese Spring chromosome 7A, IWGSC CS RefSeq v2.1, whole genome shotgun sequence genomic window:
- the LOC123150895 gene encoding protein GOS9: protein MSQSPSPSPSPVVKLGAWGGDDGVAHDITVAPQRLESITIRWGKVLDSVGFTYRDKDKRLHTAGPWGGAGGEKGVPDTITLGPSEYITQVDWSVGPFKLKEIEHCITSLKFVTNQATYGPFGYGVDSTHYSLPVLNNGSIVGMFGRAGDYLHAIGFYVTAEQAEDAVHV from the exons ATG AGCCagagcccgagcccgagcccgagtCCGGTGGTAAAGCTGGGGGcgtggggcggcgacgacggggtcgCCCACGACATCACGGTGGCGCCGCAGCGGCTGGAGAGCATCACCATCCGCTGGGGCAAGGTCCTCGACTCCGTCGGCTTCACCTACAGGGACAAGGACAAGCGGCTGCACACCGCCGGGCCCTGGGGCGGCGCCGGAGGGGAAAAGGGTGTGCCAGACACG ATCACCCTGGGGCCCTCGGAGTACATAACTCAAGTGGACTGGTCGGTGGGCCCGTTCAAGCTCAAGGAAATCGAGCACTGCATCACCTCACTCAAGTTTGTGACCAACCAGGCCACCTACGGCCCGTTCGGCTACGGGGTGGACAGCACGCACTACAGCCTGCCCGTGCTCAACAATGGCAGCATCGTCGGCATGTTCGGCCGTGCCGGAGACTACCTCCACGCCATTGGCTTCTATGTCACGGCCGAACAAGCCGAGGACGCTGTCCATGTCTGA